One window of the Pyrus communis chromosome 17, drPyrComm1.1, whole genome shotgun sequence genome contains the following:
- the LOC137722537 gene encoding nudix hydrolase 8 isoform X2, producing MEMSLFESKSMSVSVSETVQMGRRLYLNPFSSSRHIPAAVKFSPHLCSCTGFGLKACYSSEPSSSSNRPNLYSTEIRVLDAFDDEYGGVIVDPERLPENPNAFACILHSSLSRWKMEGKKGIWLKLPVEKAELVPVAVKEGFQYHHAERGYVMLTYWIPEGPCMLPANASHQVGVGGFVINDNNEVLVVQEKYCSPTCEGFWKLPTGFILESEEIFAGAVREVKEETGIDTEFVEVIAFRHAHNVAFEKSDLFFICMLRPLSTEIIVDDLEIQAAKWMPLDEFVEQPLIQEDSMFKKVISICIARLGKHYCGLSSHQVVSKFDGRLSSLYYNVVDTQDSNCSTC from the exons ATGGAGATGAGTTTGTTTGAATCGAAGTCTATGTCTGTATCTGTATCTGAGACGGTTCAGATGGGAAGAAGATTGTATTTGAACCCGTTTTCGAGTTCCCGGCACATACCAGCTGCTGTTAAATTCTCTCCACACTTGTGTTCTTGCACAG ggtTCGGTCTCAAAGCTTGTTATTCTTCTGAGCCTTCTAGTTCAAGCAATAG ACCGAATCTGTATTCTACAGAGATAAGGGTACTTGATGCTTTTGATGATGAGTATGGCGGAGTTATCGTTGATCCAGAACGATTACCAGAAAACCCAAATGCCTTTGCTTGTATCCTACATTCCTCACTCTCTCGTTGGAAAATGGAG GGAAAGAAGGGAATTTGGCTAAAGCTGCCGGTAGAAAAAGCTGAGCTTGTTCCGGTTGCTGTTAAG GAAGGCTTCCAATACCACCATGCTGAACGAGGTTATGTGATGTTGACATACTGGATCCCGGAAGGACCTTGCATGCTTCCTGCCAATGCATCACATCAAGTAGGGGTTGGAGGATTCGTCATCAATGACAATAATGAG GTTCTTGTCGTACAAGAGAAATATTGTTCTCCGACATGCGAAGGCTTTTGGAAATTACCTACCGGCTTCATCCTTGAG TCAGAGGAGATATTCGCAGGAGCTGTGAGAGAAGTTAAGGAGGAAACCGGG ATTGATACCGAGTTCGTTGAAGTTATAGCGTTCAG GCATGCTCACAATGTAGCTTTTGAAAAGTCAGATTTGTTCTTCATCTGCATGTTACGACCGCTATCAACTGAGATTATAGTTGATGATCTTGAAATTCAAGCAGCCAAG TGGATGCCCCTAGATGAATTTGTCGAGCAACCACTGATACAAGAAGATTCCATGTTCAAGAAGGTCATTTCTATATGCATTGCGCGGCTGGGGAAGCATTACTGCGGTTTATCTTCTCATCAAGTGGTCTCCAAATTTGATGGCAGGTTGTCTTCCTTGTACTATAACGTTGTTGACACTCAAGATTCCAACTGTTCAACCTGTTAA
- the LOC137722537 gene encoding nudix hydrolase 8 isoform X1, translated as MEMSLFESKSMSVSVSETVQMGRRLYLNPFSSSRHIPAAVKFSPHLCSCTGFGLKACYSSEPSSSSNRYLSVNAIGSVGGDKLAADTRLFQIINGTNGSRPNLYSTEIRVLDAFDDEYGGVIVDPERLPENPNAFACILHSSLSRWKMEGKKGIWLKLPVEKAELVPVAVKEGFQYHHAERGYVMLTYWIPEGPCMLPANASHQVGVGGFVINDNNEVLVVQEKYCSPTCEGFWKLPTGFILESEEIFAGAVREVKEETGIDTEFVEVIAFRHAHNVAFEKSDLFFICMLRPLSTEIIVDDLEIQAAKWMPLDEFVEQPLIQEDSMFKKVISICIARLGKHYCGLSSHQVVSKFDGRLSSLYYNVVDTQDSNCSTC; from the exons ATGGAGATGAGTTTGTTTGAATCGAAGTCTATGTCTGTATCTGTATCTGAGACGGTTCAGATGGGAAGAAGATTGTATTTGAACCCGTTTTCGAGTTCCCGGCACATACCAGCTGCTGTTAAATTCTCTCCACACTTGTGTTCTTGCACAG ggtTCGGTCTCAAAGCTTGTTATTCTTCTGAGCCTTCTAGTTCAAGCAATAGGTATCTGTCAGTTAACGCTATTGGTTCAGTTGGTGGAGATAAACTTGCAGCTGATACTCGtttgtttcaaataattaatggaACGAATGGCTCAAGACCGAATCTGTATTCTACAGAGATAAGGGTACTTGATGCTTTTGATGATGAGTATGGCGGAGTTATCGTTGATCCAGAACGATTACCAGAAAACCCAAATGCCTTTGCTTGTATCCTACATTCCTCACTCTCTCGTTGGAAAATGGAG GGAAAGAAGGGAATTTGGCTAAAGCTGCCGGTAGAAAAAGCTGAGCTTGTTCCGGTTGCTGTTAAG GAAGGCTTCCAATACCACCATGCTGAACGAGGTTATGTGATGTTGACATACTGGATCCCGGAAGGACCTTGCATGCTTCCTGCCAATGCATCACATCAAGTAGGGGTTGGAGGATTCGTCATCAATGACAATAATGAG GTTCTTGTCGTACAAGAGAAATATTGTTCTCCGACATGCGAAGGCTTTTGGAAATTACCTACCGGCTTCATCCTTGAG TCAGAGGAGATATTCGCAGGAGCTGTGAGAGAAGTTAAGGAGGAAACCGGG ATTGATACCGAGTTCGTTGAAGTTATAGCGTTCAG GCATGCTCACAATGTAGCTTTTGAAAAGTCAGATTTGTTCTTCATCTGCATGTTACGACCGCTATCAACTGAGATTATAGTTGATGATCTTGAAATTCAAGCAGCCAAG TGGATGCCCCTAGATGAATTTGTCGAGCAACCACTGATACAAGAAGATTCCATGTTCAAGAAGGTCATTTCTATATGCATTGCGCGGCTGGGGAAGCATTACTGCGGTTTATCTTCTCATCAAGTGGTCTCCAAATTTGATGGCAGGTTGTCTTCCTTGTACTATAACGTTGTTGACACTCAAGATTCCAACTGTTCAACCTGTTAA